ATGACCATCTTGCTGACAGGATTGCCTAGGGTAATGTAGTCGAGCGTGTCGGCGATAGACATTGTTTAGTTGAAATGTCGTTAGCGCTGGGCAGTTTTTGTCTttctgttgatgttgctgatTTTATACCACTGAAATTTTGACGCAATTTTCCCGATATTGCCAGATCGGCGGCTCTGTCGATTCACTGTGTCTTTTCCCGGATATCCTATATGATCTGACTAGAGCTGCTGCCCGCTCGAGATATGTTTTGTATGTGATATAAAAAGATAAGTATTGTTATTGTCTGTTTTTTGGACAGTAAAATACTGGAGAgctaaaataaacaaagtgtTGAGTGGATCGATCTGGCAGCATTAGTCGAAGCTTTTTGGCGCTATTTTTCAAATTGATGTTCTTTGTTCTTTAATAATAAGCCTTcctcttttttaattaagttttttaattaaattccaatAGTGTTTGgcacaaatacatacatatatgcaggTGCTGATTGCCAAAGGgaatcttttgattttgaaataaaagtaatctTTTGAATGTCTTTTTGTctttaatatatttacattaaGAAACTATATAGCACAAGTTCTAAAActtaaaagaaagtaaaaaaatgtaattggAATAAAATGATTAAGATAAATAAAAGTACCTAACCGatagatttataaaaaaatcttttggTGGGTCTTGCAACCCTACCCCTACACCACTACACTGAAATCAATACTTGATTTTATAAATCAGATCCATAATATTTTTGCCGGCTCTGCGAAATAAAGGAAGGAAAGCAAAGTGCAAGTACTGATTATACAGCCTTATCGAACGATTGGTGAGTAGGTCGGGGCGTTGCAAAGCCGTTGCTTATAATTTCTCCCctttttaattagtttgaGGAGCGCAGCCGAACAACGAACAATGAAAACCGCAACTCATTGCGCATTTCTAATTATCGCGGTGATAGCCGCGGTATCTGGTGCGGAGGAACGCCCCTACAGACGGAGCTTCATCAACCCATATCCGAGATATGCATTCTTTGACGACGGAGTCGATCCTGGGGAGCCTTTGTTCCTAACTCCATTGATCAACAATGCCTCAATGTCCAACGAAAAGGTTAAGCAGCTGGCTCGGGTCGAGGCATCGCAGTTTCATGGCGTGGAGAGCTACTCCGGTTACTTGACGGTGGATCCCAACTTTAACTCCAACATGTTCTTTTGGTATTTCCCCGCCGAGCAGGACCCAGACTTTGCTCCTGTTGTTTTGTGGCTGCAGGGTGGTCCTGGTGCCTCGTCCTTGTTTGGTTTGTTTACCGAAAACGGCCCTATTCAACTAGATGCTCATGGGAAGCCCCAGAAACGTGACATCACATGGAGCAAGACCCACAATCTGATATACATTGACAATCCCGTGGGCACTGGTTTCAGCTTTACCGAAAAAGACGAGGGCTATGCCAAGAATGAAAAGGATGTGGGCCGCAATCTTCATGAGGCTGTAATGCAGCTGTACGAGCTGTTTGAGTGGAGTAACTCTTCGGGTTTCTGGGTTACAGGAGAATCCTACGCGGGCAAATATGTTCCCGCTCTGGCCTATCATATCCACAAAGTTCAGAATGCCATAGAAACGCGCGTGTATATTCCTCTCAAGGGCGTAGCCATTGGAAATGGCCTCTCGGATCCACTGCACCAGCTCAAGTACGGTGACTATCTGTATCAGTTGGGTCTGATTGATGAGCACGGGCTGCAGAGCTTCCACGAAGCGGAGGCTAAAGGAGCAGCTTGTATCGAGAATCGGGATATGGAATGCGCCTTTGACGTGTTTGACTCGCTAATCAACGGAGACCTCACAAACGGCTCCTTGTTCAGCAATCTCACGGGCTACAACTGGTACTACAACTATCTGAAGACCCATGACGATGACGGCGCCAATCTGGGAAATTTCCTTCAGGCTGGTGCCACACGACGGGCGATTCATGTGGGTAACAAGCCGTTCCACGACCTGGACAAGGAGAACAAGGTGGAGCTGCATCTGAAAAAGGATGTGATGGACAGTGTGGCGCCTTGGATAGCTGAACTACTTTC
The Drosophila bipectinata strain 14024-0381.07 chromosome 3R, DbipHiC1v2, whole genome shotgun sequence DNA segment above includes these coding regions:
- the LOC108130678 gene encoding venom serine carboxypeptidase; the protein is MKTATHCAFLIIAVIAAVSGAEERPYRRSFINPYPRYAFFDDGVDPGEPLFLTPLINNASMSNEKVKQLARVEASQFHGVESYSGYLTVDPNFNSNMFFWYFPAEQDPDFAPVVLWLQGGPGASSLFGLFTENGPIQLDAHGKPQKRDITWSKTHNLIYIDNPVGTGFSFTEKDEGYAKNEKDVGRNLHEAVMQLYELFEWSNSSGFWVTGESYAGKYVPALAYHIHKVQNAIETRVYIPLKGVAIGNGLSDPLHQLKYGDYLYQLGLIDEHGLQSFHEAEAKGAACIENRDMECAFDVFDSLINGDLTNGSLFSNLTGYNWYYNYLKTHDDDGANLGNFLQAGATRRAIHVGNKPFHDLDKENKVELHLKKDVMDSVAPWIAELLSYYTVCIYSGQLDIIVAYPLTRNYLNHLKFEGSDKYKVAPREIWRVDGEVAGYAKHAGHLVEIMVRNAGHMAPHDQPKWLYWMIDHLTHYKH